In Gadus chalcogrammus isolate NIFS_2021 chromosome 1, NIFS_Gcha_1.0, whole genome shotgun sequence, the sequence AGGCCAGCTGCCTGCACTGATGATGAATGGAACAAGACTGGGGACGTTGCGCGGTCTTTTAGGTCATTCTATTCTATGGCTGCtgatgttggtgttttattggcaTGGGGGGCTTTACATCATACAGGCTGCAATTAGCAAATGTGTGGACTGAAAGAGGAAGTAACACAATGCATCAAACACGGTTCGAGTACGTTTGTAGTTGTTTTTATTGAGGAACAGCCGTcaatgacacaaacaaacaacgcgCTCTCAGACACAATTTTTGGTTTTACAAAttgtcaataaataaaaaataataatgtttaacACATAGTGTTTACAGACCATTCTTTTGCACAGACCAGTTACCTTAAGTCCACAGTGCAAACCTCATATTAATTAACCCTTTGGGTTTTACAAAACTGTTGTCTACAACCCATATCTCTGAAACCCCAAAGATGATTGCATCTTACAAAGTCAATAGACTTTACCGTTTTATATCAAGATCTGTGCTCATTTGTCTTCTGTAAGTAAACGCGTGACGAGCCAAATGCCGAACTTCTCCACCTTCTTCTGCGTAATAACCACACGGCTAATACATGGCTTGAGTAGCCTAATACTTCATAGTcgagataaataaatatacaaataaatatatacaaacaaCAAACGTGTTCCTAGTCTACCAGGGCCTCCACATGTCGGGGCTGGCTGCCTGTTGGGCCGGCGGGGCTCTGTTGGGAGCCACGCCGTTGTTGGCGTGGTTGTTGTGGTTCGGGGACTGGAGCCCAGCGCGGTGGCCCAAGCTGGATTTGAGGTTCATGAGTCTCTGTTGGATCTGTGGGAGAGCCATGGAGCTCTGGGCGCAGCAGTTCCTGCAGGTCGGGGTGATGGGGGCAGAGGAGGACTGCTGGATGAACTGGTTGACGCGCTGGCACGCGCCTTGGTCCATGCTGGTTTGGGGCAGCAGAGCGGACACGCGGTCCAGGCACGCTTTGTAGCCTTCTTTGTAGCTGTCAGAGGAATCTGGTGGAGGAAAAGGTAAAAACGCAACGTTAGGAACTGTATACTTGTGGTTAACGAACAAGCATTGCGATGTAGAAGTTTACGCGAGGTATATTGCGCCATAGAATGAAACTCACTTTTGACAGGGCTGGAGGGGAGCTCTCTGAGGAAACGAACGGTCATCTCGAGGATGTCGGCTTTCTCCAGTTTGGAGTAGCGCGCGTTGTCCTTTCCAACCAGCGGCAGGATGAGGGTCTTCAGACTGCCGAGGCTGTCGTTGATTCGGGCGCGCCTTTTCTTTTCGAGCAACGGTTTGAGCGTctagagagaaggaaagaagaagaaagcatCGTTAGTCAAATGTTCCGAGGATACACGTTTCAATAAAACAGGACAACTTTAGACACAccactttttttgtgtgtggttggtttTTCTATCCGTACCTTTCTCAGTTCGTTGGCTTGTTTCCTCTGGGCCACGGTGGACCGCGCAGGGAGAGGTTGGCTGGCCTCTGGGGCGATGCTGGAAGTCATGTCGCTTGGTAGTGTTTGTGTTTAGttcgggggagagagagagagagctgctctGCTCTAGGAAGGATTTGAGTTGAAGTGTGGAGAACAGCCCGGAGCGCGCCCCATTTATATGAGTCCGGCGCgtcggaggggcggggccacaaGCCTATTGTGTCGTTTGACACACCGGAGCGATGCCTCTGGGACTCTGAGGCACCAGCGACACTATCTGCACCATCTGGGGGCGTGGTGGCCCCGCGTCCTGCACTGGCATGCACTCCGACTGCGGAGAGTCTGGCTTGGATGTTGCCCTTGAttgctttttttaaatttagGAGCCCAAATCTCAAGCGACACAGGCGTCAACACCTTATGCAGCTTCTATAAATCCGAGCCAAGTTTAGGCCTGCAATGCAAATGACTACCCAACCCGGTTCTAGTCCGTTTACTGTTCGTGCCAAACTTCGTTGTCTTTAATTtaggcctattattattat encodes:
- the LOC130388336 gene encoding transcription factor HES-2-like, encoding MTSSIAPEASQPLPARSTVAQRKQANELRKTLKPLLEKKRRARINDSLGSLKTLILPLVGKDNARYSKLEKADILEMTVRFLRELPSSPVKNSSDSYKEGYKACLDRVSALLPQTSMDQGACQRVNQFIQQSSSAPITPTCRNCCAQSSMALPQIQQRLMNLKSSLGHRAGLQSPNHNNHANNGVAPNRAPPAQQAASPDMWRPW